One genomic window of Glycine soja cultivar W05 chromosome 9, ASM419377v2, whole genome shotgun sequence includes the following:
- the LOC114367047 gene encoding rho guanine nucleotide exchange factor 8-like: MVRAFHHQISMEKSKSFHFRKMFEIPGKHIHGLFDKDHDEAGESDSKIYSKSFESRSSLDHHTFEIQFNSDHSPTASLGIEAPKMPPKPPTEADLMKERFAKLLLGEDMSGAGNGVSSALALSNAITNLAASVFGEQSKLGPMPSERKARWRKEIEWLLSVTDYIVEFAPSQQIAKDGTSMEIMTTRQRTDLLMNIPALRKLDAMLIDTLDNFRDQNEFWYVSKNDENSEVNSNSQRKSDKWWLPTVKVPPTGLSEPAGKWIQFQKDNVNQVLKAAMAINAQILSEMEIPENYIESLPKNGRESLGESVYKSITVEYFDPGQFLSTMDMSTEHKVLDLKNRIEASIVIWRRKMTNKDSKSAWSSAVSIEKRELFEERAETILLMLKHQFPGLPQSSLDISKIQYNKDVGQAILESYSRVIESLAYTVMSRIDDVLYADSVTKNPSLAVSSRRYSLDSVPVAEQTSPNSGDEISNLKFSETPPSMTLSDVMGWSSTNEGSDLKTNSAGDLEEYEKEKYEKV, encoded by the exons ATGGTTCGAGCTTTTCATCACCAAATCAGCATGGAGAAGTCCAAGTCTTTTCATTTCAGGAAGATGTTTGAGATCCCAGGGAAACATATCCATGGTTTATTTGATAAGGATCATGATGAAGCAGGTGAAAGTGATAGTAAGATTTACTCAAAAAGCTTTGAGTCTAGAAGCTCACTTGATCATCATACATTTGAGATTCAGTTCAATAGTGATCATAGTCCAACAGCAAGCTTGGGTATTGAAGCACCTAAAATGCCTCCCAAGCCACCAACTG AAGCTGACTTGATGAAGGAAAGGTTTGCTAAGCTGCTTTTAGGAGAAGACATGTCTGGTgcaggaaatggtgtttcttcagCATTGGCTTTGTCAAATGCCATAACAAACCTGGCTG CATCTGTTTTCGGAGAACAATCAAAGCTGGGGCCAATGCCCTCAGAAAGAAAGGCAAGGTGGAGAAAAGAAATTGAGTGGCTTCTATCTGTAACTGATTATATTGTTGAATTTGCTCCATCACAACAGATAGCTAAGGATGGAACAAGCATGGAG ATCATGACTACACGGCAACGAACTGATTTGCTGATGAACATCCCCGCCTTGCGCAAGCTAGATGCAATGCTCATT GACACGCTAGACAACTTTAGAGATCAAAATGAGTTCTGGTATGTCTCTAAAAATGATGAGAATTCTGAGGTTAACAGTAACAGCCAAAGGAAGAGTGACAAATGGTGGCTACCAACCGTTAAAGTTCCCCCGACAGGGCTGTCAGAACCGGCCGGAAAATGGATACAGTTCCAGAAGGACAATGTCAACCAAGTGCTTAAAGCAGCCATGGCAATAAATGCTCAAATACTATCAGAAATGGAGATCCCTGAAAACTACATTGAATCTCTCCCCAAG AATGGTAGAGAAAGCCTTGGTGAATCAGTCTATAAGAGCATTACAGTGGAATACTTTGATCCTGGGCAATTTCTCTCAACAATGGACATGTCCACAGAGCATAAGGTGCTTGACCTCAAGAATAGGATTGAAGCTTCCATAGTGATATGGAGAAGGAAGATGACCAACAAGGACAGTAAGTCTGCCTGGAGTTCAGCAGTGAGCATTGAGAAGAGGGAACTCTTTGAGGAGAGAGCTGAGACAATATTGCTGATGCTCAAACATCAGTTCCCAGGACTTCCACAATCTTCACTTGACATTAGCAAAATCCAATACAACAAG GATGTTGGACAAGCCATTCTAGAGAGCTACTCAAGAGTAATAGAAAGCCTGGCTTACACAGTTATGTCAAGGATTGATGATGTCTTATACGCTGATTCGGTGACAAAGAACCCTTCATTGGCAGTGAGCAGCAGAAGGTATTCATTGGATTCTGTACCGGTGGCTGAGCAGACTTCCCCAAACTCTGGGGATGAGATTAGCAACTTAAAATTTTCAGAGACACCACCTTCTATGACTCTCTCAGATGTCATGGGTTGGAGTTCAACCAATGAAGGGAGTGACTTAAAGACTAACTCCGCAGGAGACTTAGAAGAGTacgagaaagaaaaatatgaaaaagtatAA
- the LOC114367048 gene encoding probable protein ABIL5, translating into MEVDFKSPSLEKTEAEPQVEENMRFHKSLQELRESQSQLHHAADYCETTFLKSEAKRDVLENTKEYICRAMVTVVDHLGNVSANLDDLISQTNAFSEAESRIRCLKQRLFSCEQYADKLALTKMRWREKLPRLHTRYLSSPPILERSSSEKLRDSKTEDTSKLDDKHILEKHEDLPLFLYTQKPHGDKNLKPTSFTTLKEHNLTMVVPIPDGLSVLTKVSNPTFHFQGSPKVARHRRSLHGSDILWFIRRTKRIQ; encoded by the exons ATGGAGGTGGATTTCAAGTCTCCTTCCCTTGAAAAAACAGAAGCTGAGCCTCAAGTAGAAGAAAACATGCGCTTTCACAAGTCTCTTCAG GAGCTAAGAGAATCGCAGTCTCAGTTGCACCATGCTGCAGATTATTGTGAAACAACTTTCTTGAAAAGTGAAGCTAAGAGAGA TGTGTTGGAAAATACAAAAGAATACATATGCAGGGCCATGGTTACTGTTGTTGATCATCTTGGGAACGTCTCGGCTAATCTTGATGACCTTATTTCTCAAACAAATGCATTTTCTGAGGCTGAGTCTAGAATCCGGTGCCTCAAACaa AGACTTTTCTCATGTGAACAATATGCTGATAAGCTTGCGCTCACAAAAATGAGATGGAGGGAGAAACTGCCAAGACTCCATACACGATATTTATCATCac CACCCATCCTTGAGAGATCAAGCAGCGAGAAATTAAG AGATTCTAAAACTGAAGATACCTCAAAATTAGATGATAAACACATACTAGAAAAGCATGAGGATTTGCCACTCTTTTTGTACACCCAAAAGCCACATGGAGATAAGAATTTGAAGCCAACCAGCTTTACTACATTGAAGGAGCATAATTTGACCATGG TGGTACCGATTCCGGACGGTTTGTCAGTCTTAACAAAAGTTTCAAATCCTACATTTCATTTCCAA gGTTCCCCGAAGGTTGCACGCCATAGAAGATCCTTGCATGGCAGTGACATCTTATGGTTCATACGGCGTACAAAAAGAATCCAATAA